A window of the Chrysemys picta bellii isolate R12L10 chromosome 24, ASM1138683v2, whole genome shotgun sequence genome harbors these coding sequences:
- the LOC101941363 gene encoding E3 ubiquitin-protein ligase TRIM15-like isoform X1 encodes MAGAGGPARRLLRPRRQRGGEEAPGEHLACEGKAEEERQSAELLKQTEAERQKIVAEWKELRGFLEEQEQLLLSQLEELARAIVRRRDEGVSRPSGEISLLGEEGQQQPGSQSPQGAGRTESSREDGPFQKPELGFAELEKRLSDFSLKSAILQEVLLGFKETLRLELENNTEQGTTHDWILSLLQQVMGQ; translated from the exons atggccggggccgggggcccaGCGCGGCGGCTGCTCCGGCCCCGCCGGCAGCGGGGTGGCGAG GAGGCACCGGGAGAGCATCTGGCCTGTGAGGGAAAAGCCGAGGAGGAGCGGCAAAGTGCAGAGCTGCTG AAACAGACGGAAGCCGAGAGGCAGAAGATCGTTGCGGAGTGGAAGGAGCTGCGAGGGTTTctggaggagcaggagcagctcctgctgtcccagctggAAGAGCTAGCCAGAGCCATCGTCAGGAGACGGGATGAGGGCGTCTCCAGACCATCCGGGGAGATTTCCCTGCTtggagaggaggggcagcagcagccagggagcCAATCCCCACAG GGTGCTGGACGCACTGAGAGCAG CAGGGAGGACGGGCCGTTTcagaagccagagctggggtTTGCGGAGCTGGAGAAGAGACTCAGCGATTTCTCTCTGAAAAGTGCTAtcctgcaggaggtgctgctgggaTTCAAAG agACTCTGCGACTGGAGCTGGAGAACAACACAG AGCAGGGAACGACTCATGACTGGATTCTCTCTCTGTTGCAGCAGGTGATGGGGCAGTGA
- the LOC101941363 gene encoding tripartite motif-containing protein 10-like isoform X2, which produces MAGAGGPARRLLRPRRQRGGEEAPGEHLACEGKAEEERQSAELLKQTEAERQKIVAEWKELRGFLEEQEQLLLSQLEELARAIVRRRDEGVSRPSGEISLLGEEGQQQPGSQSPQGAGRTESREDGPFQKPELGFAELEKRLSDFSLKSAILQEVLLGFKETLRLELENNTEQGTTHDWILSLLQQVMGQ; this is translated from the exons atggccggggccgggggcccaGCGCGGCGGCTGCTCCGGCCCCGCCGGCAGCGGGGTGGCGAG GAGGCACCGGGAGAGCATCTGGCCTGTGAGGGAAAAGCCGAGGAGGAGCGGCAAAGTGCAGAGCTGCTG AAACAGACGGAAGCCGAGAGGCAGAAGATCGTTGCGGAGTGGAAGGAGCTGCGAGGGTTTctggaggagcaggagcagctcctgctgtcccagctggAAGAGCTAGCCAGAGCCATCGTCAGGAGACGGGATGAGGGCGTCTCCAGACCATCCGGGGAGATTTCCCTGCTtggagaggaggggcagcagcagccagggagcCAATCCCCACAG GGTGCTGGACGCACTGAGAGCAG GGAGGACGGGCCGTTTcagaagccagagctggggtTTGCGGAGCTGGAGAAGAGACTCAGCGATTTCTCTCTGAAAAGTGCTAtcctgcaggaggtgctgctgggaTTCAAAG agACTCTGCGACTGGAGCTGGAGAACAACACAG AGCAGGGAACGACTCATGACTGGATTCTCTCTCTGTTGCAGCAGGTGATGGGGCAGTGA